CGCCGCGGGCCCGGCCGCTTTCGCCGCGGACAGGGACCGGGCACCCCGGCAGATCGAGGTCCGTCCCGAACCCGGGTCCGGGAGTGTCGGACTCTCCGCCGCGAAGCGGGAGAAGCTGCTCAGGAACGCCGCCGCCGACGGCCCCGCCACCGCCCGCCGGCTGAAGCTGGGCGACCGCGAGAAGCTCGTGCCGAGGGATGTCGTCAAGGACGCGGACGGCACCGTCCACACCCGTTACGAGCGCACCTACGCCGGGCTCCCGGTGCTCGGCGGCGACCTGGTCGTCCACCAGGACGGCGACTCCAGTACCGTCACCAGGGCCACCACGGCGCGGATCGCCGTGGACACGGCCGAGCCCGACGTCACCGCCGGTACCGCCAGGAAGAAGGCGCTCGCGGCGGGCGAGGAGGAGGGCACCGCCGGGGCCACCACCGCGCAGGCCCCCCGCCAGGTCGTCTGGGCGGGCTCCGGCGAACCCGTCCTGGCCTGGGAGACCTTCGTCACCGGCGTCCAGCAGGACGGCACCCCGAGCCGCCTCCAGGTGGTGACCGACGCCACCACCGGTGAGCGGCTGCACAGCGCGGAGCAGATCCACGCCGGCGAGGGCCAGAGCCTGTACAGCGGACCCGTGCAGATCGGCTCGGTCCACAACGGCACCGCGTACGAGCTGACCGACCCGGCGCGCGGCAGCCACCGGACCTACTCGTTCGCCCCGGACAACACGCAGAGCCTGGTCACCGACGACGACGACCACTGGGGCGACGGCACCGCCGCCCACGAGCAGACGGCCGCCGTGGACGCCGCGTACGGCGCGCAGAAGACGTGGGACTTCTACCAGGACCGGTTCGGCCGCAACGGCATCGCCGACGACGGGGCGGGGGCCCGCTCCCGGGTGCACTACGGCAGCGGATACGCCAACGCCTTCTGGGACGACCTGTGCTTCTGCATGACCTACGGCGACGGCATCGGTGACGCCCGCCCCGTGACCTCCCTGGACATCGCGGCCCACGAGATGACCCACGGCGTCACCTACTCCACCGCGAACCTGTACTACTCGGGTGAGTCGGGCGGCCTCAACGAGGCGACCAGCGACATCATGGCCGCGGCCGTGGAGTTCTACGCGGACAACCCGCTGGACACACCGGACTACACCATGGCCGAGCTGATCGACCTGCGCGGCACCGGCGGGCCGATCCGGTACATGGACCAGCCCTCCAGGGACGCCTCCCCGAAGGGGACGTCCCAGGACTACTGGACCTCCGAGACCAGGAAGCTGGACCCCCACTTCAGTTCCGGGGTGGGCAACCACTTCTTCTACCTGCTCGCCGAGGGCAGCGGGCAGAAGACCGTCAACGGCGTCCAGTACGACAGCCCGACCTACGACGGCAATCCGGTCGCCGGCATCGGCATCGAGAACGCCGCCGCCATCTGGTACCGGGCCCTGACGGTCTACATGACCAGCCGCACCGACTACGCGGGCGCCCGCGTCGCCACGCTCCGGGCCGCGGACGACCTCTTCGGCATGGACGACGGCGCCTACACGGCCGTCGGCAACGCCTGGGCCGCGGTCAACGTCGGCCCCTCGTACGTCAACAACATCGCGGCCGTCGTCCCGTCCGCCCGGAAGTCCGCGGTGGGCCAGCCCACCGAGCTGCGGATCGACGCGGTCTCGACCCGTCCCGGCGCTCTCGGCTACGCCGCGACCGGCCTGCCCGCCGGGCTGGGCATCGACGCCGCCACCGGCGTCATCAGCGGGACCCCGACGGCGGCGGGCGACTTCTCCGTGGTCGTCACCGTCACGAACTCCGCCTCGGAGACCCGCGAGCTGTCCTTCGCCTGGACCGTGCTGGCCTCCGGCGGGGACTTCTTCACCAACCCGGCCAGGGTGGACATCCCCAACTGGGTCACCGTCGAGTCACCCATCACCGTCACGGGGCGGACCGGCAACGCGCCCGCCGACCTCAAGGTGACCGTCGACCTCGTCCACGACTTCATCGGCGGGCAGGTGATCAACCTCGTCGCCGGGGACGGCACGGTGATCCTGGTGAAGGACTTCGTCTGGGACGAGGGCAGGGAGCTCCACGAGACGTTCACCGTGGACGCGTCGGCCGTGCCCGCCGACGGCACGTGGAAGCTGCGCGTCACCGACAACACCCCCGGCATCTTCACCGTCGACCCCGGGTACCTCGACGGCTGGAGCCTGACCTTCTGAGGCTCCCGGCCTCCCGGCCTGTCCTCCTGGCCCGCCCCCCGGCCCGCCCCGGCCGGGGGGCGGGCCCTCACCTCGGGGGCGGCGGCCCCCAGGGTGCCGCCTCCTCCAGTTGCGCGGCGAGGGCGAGCAGCAGGCCCTCGCCGCCGAGGGGGGCGGCGAACTGGACGCCGAGCGGCAGACCGTCGCCGTCGTGGCCGAAGGGCACGGACATCGCGGGCATCCCGGTGACGTTGTACACGCTGGTGAAGGCCGAGTGGACCGAGGCGTGGCGGTAGACGGACTCCGGGTCCGTGGTGTCGAGCGTGCCGAGCGGCGGGGTGGGCCGGGCGAGGGCCGGGCTGAGCAGGACGTCGGTGCCGGCGAAGGCGGCGCCGACCTCCCAGCCGATCTCCTGGGCCCGGCGCAGGGCCCGGCTGACATCGGCGGCGGGCAGGGTGCGGTAGGTGTCGTACAGAAGACGGGTGAAGGGTTCGATGTCGTCGTCGGCCAGGGGCCGGCCGAGTTCGGCGAGCCGGGCGTCGATCTGGGCGACGAGGTCGGCGCCCATCAGGACGCCGGAGGTGCGGCCGACGTCGTCGGGGCGGTAGCGGGCGGTGGTCTCGGTGACGTGGTGGCCGAGGCGTTCGCAGAGCACGGCGGCGGCGCGTGCCGCGTCCGCGCAGTCGGGATGGACGTCCGGGCCGTCGGGGAGCGCGGTGAGCAGTCCGATCCGCAGGCGGCCCGGCGGGCGGGCGGCGAGCTCGGCGAAGGGCGCGGCCGGGGCCGGGGCCGCGTAGGCGTCTCCGGGCAGCGGGCCCGCGGCGACGTCGAGGAGCAGGGCGCTGTCGCGGACGGTCATGGTGAGCGCGTGGTGCACGGAGACCAGGCCCGCCAGGGTGGTGGGGCGTGGTGCGGGGCTGACGCGTCCGCGGCTGGGTTTCAGGCCGAACAGTCCGCAGGCGGCGGCCGGGATGCGGATCGAACCGCCGCCGTCGCTGGCGTGGGCGACCGGTACCATCCCGGCGGCCACGGCGGCGGCCGAGCCGCCGCTGGAGCCGCCGGGTGAGCGGGTGGGGTCCCAGGGGTTGCGGGTGGGGCCGGACAGGACCGGTTCGGTGGAGGCGTTGAGGCCGAGTTCGGGGGTGTTGGTGGTGCCGAGGACCACCGCTCCGGCCCGCCGGTAGCGGGCCACCAGTTCGCTGTCCCGGCGGGCGGTCCCCTCGGCGAAGAGACGGCTGCCGCCCGTCGCCGGGAGGCCCGCCACCTCCGTACCGAGGTCCTTGACGAGCATCGGGACACCGCGCAGCGGGCCGTCGGGCAGGCCGGCCGCCACCTCGTCCAGGGCGGCCTCGAAGCGGGTGTGGAGCACCGCGCCGATGCCGGGGTCGAGTCTCCCGATGCGGGCGATCGCCTGTTCGGTGACCTCGCGTGCGTCGCTGTCGCCGTCGCGGACGGCGGCGGCCGTGGCGGTGGCGTCGGGAAGAACGGCGGCGTCGGGAAGGGCGGCGGCCGCGGCGGCGGCGTCGGGGCGCCTCATGCGACGTACCCCTCCTGTTTGCCCCAGGTGGCGCGGCGGGTGGTGCCGCGGTCGACCAGGACGCAGCGGGTGCCCGTGAAGTTGGTCGGCATGCACTTGTTGCAGTGGATGCACAGGGACGGTGTGGCGGAGTCCTCGCGCACGCGGTTGACCAGGTCGGGCTCGCGCAGCAGGGCGCGGGCCATCGCCACGAACTCGAAGCCCTCGCGCATCGCGAGGTCCATGACGGGCTTCCCGGTGATCCCGCCGAGCAGGATCATCGGCAGCTTCACCGCTGCGCGGATCTGCCGGGCGTCCTGGAGGAGGTAGGCGTCCTGGTAGGGGTAGCTGCGCAGGAAGTGCTTGCCGACCGCCTTCACACCGAGCTTGATCGGCTGCGGCATGATCGCGGAGAACTCGCGGAGCGGGGCGTCGCCCTTGAAGAGGTACATGGGGTTGAGCAGGGAGCTGCCCGCGGTCATCTCCAGGGCGTCGACGGTGCCGTCCTGTTCGAGCCACTGCGCGACGGGGATGGCCTCGTCGAGCCAGAACCCGCCGGGGACGCCGTCGTCCATGTTCATCTTGGCGATGACGGCGATCCTGCCGCCGACGGCGTCGTGGACGGCGCGCATGATCTCGCGGGCGAACCTGGCCCGGTTGGTGAGGCTGCCGCCGTAGGCGTCGGTGCGGTGGTTGACCCGGGGGCTGAGGAAGGAGCTGGCCAGGTAGTTGTGGCCCAGGTGCACCTCGACGGCGTCGAAGCCCGCCTCCACGGCGCGGCGCGCGGCCTCGGCGTGGGCCTCGGTGATGCGCCGGATGTCGTCGAGGGTGGCTTCCCTGGCCCAGCTGATGGTGGTGGCGTGGAAGTGCTTCGACGGGGAGAGGGCGGGGGCCCCGTTGCCCTTGGGGTTGGCGACGGGCCCGCCGTGGCCGATCTGCGCGGCGACGGCGGCGCCTTCGGCGTGCACGGCGTCGGTGAGGGCGCGCAGGCCCGGCATCGCCTCGTCGGTCCAGTAGATCTGGTGGCGGTCGGTGCGGCCCTCCTTGGCGACCGCGCAGTAGGCGACGGTCGTCATGCCGACGCCGCCGCGGGCGTAGGCGACGTGGAAGTCGACGAGGTCCTTGGTGACCAGGGACCGGTGGCTGAGTCCTTCGTAGGTCGCGGCCTTGATGACGCGGTTGCGGAGCTCGACGGGGCCCAGTTTCGCGGGTGCCAGGACGTCGGGTGCCAGGACGTCGGGTGCCGGGGCGGCGGGGGCGGCTTCGGGGGTCTCGCTGGTGGTCACGGGTGGTTCCTCCTGGGTTCGGCGTGGTGGCAGGCGACCCGGTGTCCGGGCCGGATCTCCCGTGGTGGGGGTTCGTGTGCGGCGCACTCGCCGGTGGCCAGCGGGCAGCGGGTGCGGAAGCGGCAGCCGGACGGCGGGTCCAGCGGGGAGGGGAGTTCCGCGGCCGGCCCCTCGGTGTCCACGGCGGCGGGGGCGGCACCGCCCGGGCGCCTGGCCTCGGGGAGGGAGGCGAGCAGCAGCCGGGTGTAGGGGTGCACGGCCTCGTGCTGCATCCCGTCGGAGGGCAGCACCTCGCAGACCTTGCCGAGGTACATCACCATCACGCGGTCGCTGATGTTCTTCACCACGGACACGTCGTGGGCGATGAAGACCATGCTGAGCCCGCGCCGGGCGGTCGCCGTCTCCAGCAGGTTGAGGATCTGGGCCTGGACGGACACGTCCAGGCTGGAGACGGGTTCGTCGCAGATCAGCACCTCGGGGTCGAGCATCAGGGCGCGGGCGATGCACACCCGCTGGCACTGGCCGCCGGAGAGTTCGTGCGGTCTGCGGTCCCGTACGGTCGCGGGGTCGAGGCCGACGTCGCGGAGCGCCTCGTCGATCCGGGTGTCCCTGTCGCGCGGGTCGTCGCCGGCGCCCCAGACCGAAGGGCCTTCCCACACCAGGTCCTTGACCTTGCGGCGCGGGTTCAGGGCGGACACCGGGTCCTGCATGATGATCTGCATCCGGGCGCGGGCGCGCCGCAGTTCCCCGGGGGCGAGGCCGCTGAGGGAGGTCCCGCCCAGGCGGACGGTCCCGGAGCCGGGGGGCGGGAGCTGGATCAGGGAGCGGCCGACGGTGGACTTGCCGCAGCCGGACTCCCCCAGGATGCCGAGGGTCTCGCCGACGGCGACGTCCAGGCTGACCCCGGAGACGGCGTGGACCTTGCGGCCGTGTCCGGCCGGGAACTCCACGACGAGGTCCTCGGCGCTCAGCGCGGGCGGCCGGGGGGCCGTCCGGGCGGTGTCGGGTGTGGTCGTCATGCGGTCGCCTCCTGGACGGCGCCCAGCGGGTGGTGGCAGGCGACGACGCCTTCGGCGTCCTGGTCGCCGTGCCGGCCGGTGAGCCGGGGCGCCTCGGTGGTGCAGCGGTCGGTGGCGGCGGTGCAGCGCGGGGCGAACCGGCAGCCGGGCGGGGGGTGCAGCAGGTTGGGCGGGCGGCCCTCGATGGTGGGGAGCAGGGTGTGCGGGGGCAGGTCGAGCTGGGGGATGGAGGCGATCAGGGCACTGCTGTACGGGTGCCGGGGCCGTTCGAAGACGGCCTGGGTGGGGGCGTGTTCGACGAGGCGTCCCGCGTACATCACGGCGACGCGGTCGGTGCGGCCGGCGACGGTGGCGAGGTCGTGGCTGATGAGGACGGTCGCCATGCGCAGGTCCTGGGCCAGTGTCCGGAGCAGGTCCAGGATCTGCTTCTGCACGGTGACGTCGAGTGCGGTGGTGGGCTCGTCGGCGATGAGCAGGCGGGGCCCGCAGGCGAGGGCCATGGCGATGACGACGCGCTGGCGCATTCCGCCGGAGAGTTCGTGCGGGTACTGGCGGGCGCGCCGGGCCGGTTCGGGGATGCCGACCTGCCGGAGCAGGCCGACGGCCCGGTCCCGGGCTTCCGCGCGGCTGAGGCCGAGGTGCAGCCGTACGCTCTCGGTGAGGTGGGCGCCGACCTTCTTGACCGGGTTCAGGGAGGTCATCGGGTCCTGGAAGACCATGGCGACCTCGGTGCCCCACAGGGCGCGGCGCCGGGCGGGGGTGAGTGCGTGGACGTCCTGGCCGCCGAGGAGGACGGTGCCGGAGACGGTGGTGCCGGGGCCGTCGGTGATCAGGCCCATCAGGGTGCGGCCGAGGACGGACTTGCCCGAGCCGGACTCCCCGACGATGCCGAGGGTCTCCCCCTCGGACAGGGTCAGGTCGACCCCGTCGACGGCCTGGACGAGGCCGCGGGGGGTGAGGAAGCCGGTGCGTACGCCGGTGGCGCTCAGCAGCGGGGCGGGGGCGGCCCGGGGGGTGCCGGCAGCGGGTCCGGGGGCGCCGGGGGCGGGGGCGGGGGCGGGGCCCCCGGGCGGGGGTGCGGTGGTCACAGCTTCACGCTCCGGGAGTCCCATCGCCCGCGAGCCTTCTCGCCGACGATGTTGAAGGCGAACACGGTGAGGAAGAGGAAGGCGCCGGGCACGAGGACGATGTGCGGGTGGTCCTCGAAGGCCCGCCCCTCCCCTTCGGCGATCATGTTTCCCCAGGTGGGTTCGGGCGGCTGGATGCCGAGTCCGAGGAAGCTGAGCGAGGCCTCGGCGACGATGAGTACCGAGATCATCACGACGGCCAGGGACAGCAGGGGCAGCAGGACGTTGGGGAGCAGTTCGCGCAGCAGGATCCGGGTGCGGGTGGCGCCCATGGCGCGGGCCGCGACGACGAACTCGCGGTTGGCGTAGGCCATGGTGGTGGCGCGGGCGAGCCGCACCATGCCGGGGACGGTGAGCAGGGCCAGGGAGAGGGCGACGTTGCGCAGGTGCGGTTCCAGCACGGTGGCGAGCGCGATGAGGAGGATCAGCGGGGGTACGGCGAGCAGGGAGTTGGTGGCGATGCCCACCGCGCGGTCGACGCCCTTCTGGAAGTAGCCGGCCACCATGCCGATCGCGCCGCCGACGACGGTGCCGACGGCGACCGCGGACAGCGAGATGACCAGTGAGGACCGGGCGCCGTACAGGGAGCGGGCGAGCAGGTCGAGGCCGAAGGCGTTGGTGCCGAGCGGGTGGTCCCCGGTGAACGCGGGGGTCGCGAAGACCGGTTCCATGACGGTGCTCGCGACGTCGCGGTCCTCGGCGAGCGGCAGCCAGGGGGCGCACACGATCGCGAGGCCGAGGAGGATCAGCCAGCCCGCGCCCGCCCAGAACACCAGGTCGAATCCGGGGCCGGCCCAGCGCTTGCCGAGCCGGGAGGCTCCGGCGAAGGCCGTGCCGAGGCCGAGGAGGGCGAGGGCCGCCTTGGCGGGCGGGACGAGCTGGGCGGTGGTCGCGCCGAACACCAGCAGGGCGAGGCCGACGGCGGTGAGGGTCAGGGCGGTGAGCAGGGGCGGCGGGAAGGCGGTCCGCGTGCGCGGAGCGATGTCAGACATGGACACGTCGCGTCCTCGGGTCGAGGTAGCCGTAGGAGAAGTCGATGGCGGCGTTGATCACCACGTAGATCACGGCGATGGTGAGCACGGCGCCCTGGACCATCGGGTAGTCGCCCTGGCCGGCGGCGTTGACGACGAGGGTTCCCATGCCGGGCAGCGCGAAGAGGTACTCCACGACGACGGTGCTGCCGATCAGCCGGCCGAGGCTGAGGCCGAGCAGGGTGACCAGGGAGAAGGAGGAGGGGCGCAGGGCGTCGGTGAACAGGATGCGCAGCGGGTTCATGCCCTTGGCGCGGGCGGCGAGGATGTAGTCCTCCCGCAGGGTCACGATGAGGTCGCCGCGCAGTACCCGGGTGAACATGGCGAGTTCGGCCAGGGCCACGGTCAGGGCCGGCAGGAAGGCGTGGTGCAGGTTGCCGGCCAGGTCTCCGTCGCCGAGCCGTACCCACTCCGAACGCGGGAACCAGCCCGCCGAGTTGACCAGCAGCAGGATCAGCAGCAGTCCGGCCAGGAAGCTGGGCACCGAGAGCACGCCGAAGGTGCCGGCCCCGATGATCCGGTCGGCCGCCGAGTTCTCCCGGTACGCCGACCACATGGCCAGCGGCACGGCGATCAGGAGGGCGAGCAGCAGCCCGAGGGCGGCGATCTCCAGGCTGACGGGCAGCGCGGACAGCACCCGGTCGGTGACGTCGCTCTGCGGGGGTACGACGGACTGTCCGAGGTCCCCGGTGAGGACACCGCCCAGCCAGTCGAGGTAACGGGTGGCCAGGGGCTGGTCGAGGCCGAGTTCGGTGCGGAGTTCGGCGTACTCGGAGGGTGCCCGGCCGGCCCCCAGGATGTCGACCGCGGGGTCTCCGGGCAGCAGGACCACCAGGGAGAACACCCCGATGCTCGCGATGAGGAGCACGCCCACCAGTTCCAGGGCCTTGAGGGCCGGTCGGCGCAGCGCAGCGGGACTCATGGGTTCCTCCAGATCTGCCCGGTGGCGGCACACGGGTCTACGGGACGCGCACCACGGCGCGGTGAAGCTACGGGGCGGGCGGGCGGACCGCCCAGGGCGGTGTCCCGGTGAGCGGGAGCGCGCGGGTCCGCCCGGGGCGGGCCCGGGCGCCGTGGTCCGGGGGCCGGCCGGAGCCGTGCCCCGGCCGGGCCCGTGTCCCGGTGCCGGCGGGCCCGCCGGACGGGGTCACTTGCTGATCCACGCCTCGCCGAAGAGGGTCATGTACTCGTCGGTGGGCACGATGCCGTGCACGTTCTCGCCCCAGGCGGTGAATCCGGCGCTGGCGCCGAGGTTGACCAAGGGGACGTCCTCGTTGAAGAGCGTCTGGACCCGGTCGAGGATCTTCTGGGTCTCCTCGTCGCCGTCGGCGGCCTGGAGCTCGGCCAGCAGCGCGTCCATCTCCGGGTTGGCGTAGCCGCCGGGGTTGCCGTAGCTCGTGGAGTTCAGGACGCTCTGCAGCCGGTGGTAGGGGTCGCTCTCGGAGATGCTGGCGGCGCCGCGGCTGATGTCGAAGTCGTGTTCCACGTAGGTCTTGGCGACCCGGTCGGCGATCGAGGAGACCAGGTCCAGTTCCACGGTGAAGCCGACGCGCTCCAGCATCGCCTTGGTGACGACGCCCTTGGCCCGGGAGACGGGGTCGGTGCCGTCCATGTAGGTGATGGCGCCGTCGTACCCGTCCTTCTTGGCCTCGGCGAGCAGCTTCTTCGCCTCGTCGAGGTCGATGCCGACGGGTTCCACCTCGGAGTGCAGGCGTGACTCGGGCGGGAAGATCTCCTGTCCGGGCAGGCCCTTGCCCTCGTAGGCGCGCTGGGTGTCGAGCTCGGGGTCGAGGGCCAGGGCCATCGCCTTGCGGACGCGCAGGTCGGCGCCGGGCCGGCCCTCACGGGTGTTGATGGTGATCATGTTGCCGAGGCCGGTGAGGGTCAGTTCGCCGGGGTGGCCTTCCTTCACGGCGTCGTCGACGACGTCGGGGCTGCGCATGTACGTCACGTCGGCGGTGCCGTCGTTCAGCGCCTCCAGCTTGGCGCGGTCGGACTGCGGCCAGGTGAAGCGCAGGGCGTCGAGGTGGGGCCGGCCCTTGAAGTAGTCCTCGTTCGCCTTGAGGACCATCTCCTCCTGGGGGGCGTGCTCGTCCAGGACGAAGGGTCCGGCCCCGATCGGCTCGAACGTCTTCCCGGCGTACGCGGCCGGGGCCACGATCATCCCGGGCGCCTGGGCGAGCATGGCGGGGAAGGTCGCCCAGGGGGTGCGGAGGGTGAAGACGACGGTGGTGTCGTCCACGGCCTCGGTCTTCGCGAGGTTCGGGGCGAGCAGGGCGGTGTCCGCGCCCTTGTTCTTCTGGTACCAGGCGAGGGAGGCGGTCACGGCGGCGGCGTCGAGCGGTGTGCCGTCGGAGAACTTCACGTCCTCGCGGAGCTTCAGTGTCCAGGTCTTCAGGTCGTCGCTGCTGTGCAGCGACTTCGCGAGCTGGGGTTCGTACTTCTTCGCCGCGGTGTCGTAGCGCATCAGCACGTCGTAGACGGCGGCGAGGGCGGAGCCGCCGGAGGCACCGGTGGCGTAGGTGACGGCCGGGCTGAGGCTGCGGGCCTCGGCGTAGTCGGCGATGCGCAGGGTGCCGCCGTCGACGGGTGTGCCGCCGTCGGGCTGGTCGCCGACGAGACCGAAGGTGTAGCGGCCGCGCTCGGCCTTCTGTGCCTTTTCGCCGCCGGTGCTGCCGGTGTCGGACGATACGCACGCGGAGGTGAGCATCGCCGCGGCGGCCAGGGCGGCGGCGAGGCGGGCTCGCGGCCGTGGTGCTCGCTTCATTTCTTCCTCCAGATGTCCGCGGGCCGGGTCCGGCGGAGCCGGTGACCGGTGCGGGAAGGCGGAAAGTTTGGTGCCGGATGGCGGGCGGAGCGGGTGTCCGGCGGCGCAGGGGCCCGGGTGCCGGAAGAGCGGGCGGGCGCCGGAGGGCGGGAGCCCGTGGCCGGAGCAGGTGGGGGGACGCTACGGCCGGCGAAATCCGGCGACGTGACGTATCCCACTCACCGGGAACCCCGCGTGGCTCCCGGTCCGGGCGGGCGCCGGCGCCGTCCGCCCGGCGTCCCCGCCGTGAAACGGTGTCCCAGTGACCGGAATCAGCCATGAGGCGGGAGGCCGGCACTGCCGAGACTGACCCCGACCGCGATCCCAGTGGAGTCCCCGACGCACCAGGAGTCACCCGATGTCCAGCGACACGGATCACCGCTCTTCCGCTCTCGCCCGAGCGGCCGCGCTCACCGGCCCGGGAGGCCGCTTCGAGCTGTCCGAGGCCGAGGTACTGGGGGCCCGGCTTCCGGTGTTCACGCACCGCAGGCGGGCCCTGCACGAGGTGCTGCACGAGTCGGCCGCCCATGCCGGCCGTGAGTACATCGTCACGGCGGACCGCCGGATCACCTTCGCCCAGCACGCCGCCCAGGTCGCGTCCCTGGCCCAGGTGCTGCGCGAGGAGTACGGCGTCGGCAAGGGGGACAGGGTCGCCATCGCCGCGGCCAACTCACCTGGCTGGATACAGACGTTCTGGGCGACGGTGTCGATCGGCGCGGTGGCGGTCGGCTTCAACGCCTGGTGGTCGGCGCGCGAAATGGCCCACGGCATCGCCAACGCGGAGCCGGCCCTGGTGGTGGCCGACGCCAGGCAGTCGGCGAAGCTGGCCGGCTGCGGGGTGCCGGTGCTGTCCATGGAGGACGACATCAGCCGCTTCGTCTCGGCCCGTCCCGGCGCGCCGCTGCCGTCCGCCGATGTCGCCGAGGACGACCCGGCCGTCATCCTCTACACCTCGGGTACCTCGGGGCGCCCCAAGGGGGCCGTGCACACCCACCGCAATCTGCTGGCGGTCGTGGAGTACCACCGGCTGAACGACGCCCTGCTGCGGGAGTTCGGCGATCCGCTCGCCCCCGAGGACCGCGTCTACCTGCTGACCCTGCCGCTGTTCCACATCGCGAGCCTGCACAACCTGGCGGTGCCGCGGCTGGCGACGGGCAGCCGGATCGCCCTGCACCAGGGCTCCTTCGACGTGGACGCGGTGCTCTCCATGGTCGAGCGGGAGCGGGTCACCAACTGGGGCGCGGTGCCGACGATGGCGCACCGGATGCTCGAACACGGCGGTGTCAGCCGTTACGACACCTCCTCGCTGACGGCGTTCGCCCTGGCCTCCGCGCCGTCGTCCACCGAGTTCAAGGAGAAGCTGCGCCGGGCGCTCCCCTTCGCGAAGGACTCGCTGGTGGACAGTTACGGCCTGACGGAGTCCTGTACGGCGATCGCCGCGGCGAACCCCCAGGAGCTGGCGGCGGCCCCGGGCACGCTGGGCCGGCCCGTCGTCGGCGTACGGCTGGAGATCCGGGATCCGGCGGGCGAGGTGCTGGGTGAGGGCGAGGAGGGCGACATCTGGGTCCGCAGCATGTACAACATGCTGGGCTACTGGCGCGACCCCGCGGCCACGGCCGAGGCGATCGGCGCGGACCGCTGGCTGCGTACGGGCGACATGGGGCAGGTGCGCGAGGGCAGGCTGTACCTGCGCAGCCGCCGTTCGGACCTGATCATCCGGGGCGGCGAGAACGTGTACCCCGCGGAGATCGAGACGGTGCTGGCCGGGCACCCGGACGTCCGTGAGTGCCTGGTCGTCGGGTTCCCCCACCCGGACCTCGGCCAGGAGGTCGCGGCGGTGGTGGTGCCGGTGCCCGGCGCGGCGCTCACCGAGGAGGCGCTGCGGGAGTACGCGGCGGGAGAGCTGGCGTACTTCAAGGTGCCCAAGCGCTGGCGGATCACCACGGACCCGCTGCCGCGCAACGCGACCGGCAAGGTGATCCGGCGCGACGTACGCGTCTGACGTGGGGCACTCCGCGCCCACGGAGGGTGTCCGGCCGTGGGCGCGAAGTGCCCCGCCCCCGGACACCCGGCCCGGACCACCGGCCTGAGCGGCCGGCCCCCGGACGCCTGCCCCGGCACCCGGGGGTCCGGGCTCCCGGGCTCCTGGGCCCCCTGGCCCGACGCCCGCGGGTCCTTCACGGCCCGGGCCCCCGGACGCCTGCCGCGCGTCCGGGGGCCCGGGCCGTGAAGGGATCAGAAGACCTCGGGGCCGCGCAGGGTGGCCTCGGCGCCGCCGTCGACGTACAGCACCTGGCCGGTGATGTGGCTGTTCGCGCCGGAGACCAGGAAGAGCACGGTCCGGGCGACGTCCTCGGGCCGGAGATAGCCGTTGAGGGGCATCGGGACGGCGGTGTCCATGACCTTCTTCATCCCGGGGTCGTCGAAGAGTCCGGCGGTCATCGGGGTGAGCACGATGCCGGGCGCGACCACGTTCACCGGGATCCCGGCGTCGGCCCAGCCCGGTGCGACGGCGGTGCGCCGGGCCCACCGGGCGAGGGCCGCCTTGGAGGAGGGGTACAGCCGGCGTGCGTGGCCGTCGGCCACGGCCCGCCCGGCGTGCCGGAGGGCCTCCGCCTCGTCTCCGGCCAGGCAGGCGGTGACGACGTCCGGGTCGGCGGGCTGGGTGCCG
This DNA window, taken from Streptomyces nitrosporeus, encodes the following:
- a CDS encoding SDR family oxidoreductase, which codes for MPRNVVVTGSGSGIGAALTTLLRAQGDRVIGVDLKGGDIDADLSTPAGRAAAATAASEAAGGVVDAAVTCAGTSVPGTAMVTVNYFGTTEFLTALRPALAAAGQPRVVAVGSVSGTQPADPDVVTACLAGDEAEALRHAGRAVADGHARRLYPSSKAALARWARRTAVAPGWADAGIPVNVVAPGIVLTPMTAGLFDDPGMKKVMDTAVPMPLNGYLRPEDVARTVLFLVSGANSHITGQVLYVDGGAEATLRGPEVF